From Streptomonospora salina, the proteins below share one genomic window:
- a CDS encoding ParA family protein, translated as MSVRGNGDDSWPRPGACRVISVANQKGGVGKTTTAVNLAASLAMHGNRVLVVDLDPQGNASTALSMDRSAESRSIYHCLVEDAQIRDLAQPVPDVENLWCVPATIDLAGAEIELVSLVARESRLKRAFSAYDSSELDYILIDCPPSLGLLTVNAMVACEEILIPIQCEYYALEGLGQLLRNVELVKSHLNPAMEISTIVLTMYDGRTRLASQVAEEVRGHFGDLVLKTLVPRSVRVSEAPSYGQSVMTYDSGSTGAVAYMEAAREIAYRAAMGAGNRS; from the coding sequence ATGTCGGTGCGCGGCAACGGGGACGACTCCTGGCCCCGTCCGGGCGCGTGCCGCGTCATCAGCGTGGCCAACCAGAAGGGCGGTGTCGGAAAGACCACCACCGCGGTCAATCTCGCGGCGTCGCTGGCGATGCACGGCAACCGCGTGCTCGTGGTCGACCTCGATCCCCAGGGCAACGCGTCGACCGCGCTGAGCATGGACCGCAGCGCCGAGTCCCGCTCCATCTACCACTGCCTGGTCGAAGACGCCCAGATCCGGGACCTCGCCCAGCCGGTACCCGACGTCGAGAATCTCTGGTGCGTCCCCGCTACGATCGATCTCGCCGGCGCGGAGATCGAACTGGTCTCGCTGGTGGCCCGTGAATCGCGGCTAAAGCGTGCGTTCTCCGCCTACGACAGCAGCGAACTCGACTACATCCTCATCGACTGCCCGCCCTCGCTCGGCCTCCTCACGGTCAACGCGATGGTCGCCTGCGAAGAGATCCTGATTCCGATCCAGTGCGAGTACTACGCGCTGGAAGGGCTCGGGCAGCTGCTGCGCAACGTCGAACTGGTGAAGTCCCACCTCAACCCGGCGATGGAGATCTCCACGATCGTGCTCACCATGTACGACGGCCGGACGAGACTGGCGTCCCAGGTTGCGGAGGAGGTACGCGGACACTTCGGAGATCTGGTACTCAAGACACTGGTGCCCCGGAGCGTCCGCGTCTCGGAAGCGCCGAGCTACGGCCAGTCGGTCATGACCTACGACTCGGGGTCGACCGGTGCGGTCGCCTATATGGAGGCGGCGCGCGAGATCGCCTACCGGGCGGCGATGGGCGCCGGGAACCGATCATGA
- the rsmG gene encoding 16S rRNA (guanine(527)-N(7))-methyltransferase RsmG codes for MTSGAEGKVPPPEQAQHLFGDALPLVARYADLLAGAGVERGLIGPREVPRLWERHLMNCAVIEELIPEGSAVVDVGSGAGLPGVILGILRPDLSVTLLEPLLRRTVFLRECIEHLELPNVAVRRGRAEDMRSEIRADVVTARAVAPLARLGAWALPLLRKGGFLLALKGEQAESELEEARGDLSAQRPCVADVIRVGRGKVEPATTVVRVTVTSESGHSGASKARRSSGGSKKKRGRKR; via the coding sequence ATGACCTCGGGTGCTGAGGGGAAGGTGCCCCCGCCCGAGCAGGCGCAGCACTTGTTCGGTGACGCACTGCCGCTGGTGGCCCGGTACGCCGACCTGCTCGCGGGCGCGGGCGTCGAACGCGGACTCATCGGTCCGCGCGAGGTGCCCCGGTTGTGGGAACGGCATCTGATGAACTGCGCGGTGATCGAGGAGCTGATCCCCGAGGGCTCCGCGGTCGTCGACGTCGGCTCGGGTGCCGGACTGCCCGGAGTGATCCTGGGCATCCTGCGCCCGGATCTCTCCGTTACGCTGCTGGAACCCCTGCTTCGGCGGACGGTGTTCCTGCGGGAGTGCATCGAGCACCTCGAACTCCCCAATGTCGCGGTCCGCCGCGGGCGGGCCGAGGACATGCGGTCGGAGATCCGAGCGGACGTCGTAACGGCCCGCGCCGTCGCGCCGCTGGCACGACTCGGGGCGTGGGCGCTTCCGCTGCTGCGCAAGGGCGGGTTCCTCCTGGCGCTCAAGGGGGAGCAGGCCGAGAGTGAACTGGAAGAGGCGCGCGGTGATTTGTCGGCACAACGCCCCTGCGTTGCTGATGTGATTCGGGTAGGGCGCGGTAAAGTCGAACCCGCTACCACGGTTGTTCGCGTGACGGTCACCTCTGAGAGCGGTCACTCCGGCGCGTCCAAGGCCCGCCGCTCCTCGGGTGGCTCGAAGAAGAAGCGCGGACGGAAGAGGTGA
- a CDS encoding Jag family protein translates to MAEAPEKDDETAVDVAALEREGDVAADYIEGLLDIADYDGDIDMDVEGDRAMVSVVGATLDDIIGENGEVLEALQELTRLAVHRSTGNRSRLMLDIGGFRDSRRRTLTRVGTDAAEEVSKSGKMKELEPMSPFERKVVHDAVAAAGLRSESEGEEPDRYVVVHPAE, encoded by the coding sequence GTGGCGGAGGCACCGGAGAAGGACGACGAGACGGCCGTGGATGTCGCGGCGCTGGAGCGTGAAGGCGACGTCGCCGCCGACTACATCGAGGGCCTGCTGGATATCGCCGACTACGACGGCGACATCGACATGGACGTCGAGGGCGATCGGGCGATGGTGTCGGTCGTGGGCGCGACGCTCGACGACATCATCGGCGAGAACGGCGAGGTCCTCGAAGCCCTCCAAGAGCTGACGCGTCTGGCGGTGCACCGCAGCACCGGCAACCGCAGCCGGTTGATGCTCGACATCGGCGGCTTCCGCGACTCCCGGCGGCGCACCCTGACGCGCGTGGGAACCGACGCCGCCGAGGAGGTCAGCAAGAGCGGAAAGATGAAGGAACTCGAGCCGATGAGCCCCTTCGAGCGCAAGGTCGTGCACGACGCCGTCGCGGCCGCCGGGCTGCGCAGCGAGTCCGAGGGCGAAGAGCCCGACCGCTACGTGGTGGTCCATCCCGCCGAGTGA
- the yidC gene encoding membrane protein insertase YidC, producing the protein MLDWLYNIVGWVLIHIHSALATVGFNPDSGWAWGLSIVTLTILMRLIMVPLFVKQMQTQRKIQDMQPQLTKIRERYKNDKQRLQQEQMKLYQESGTNPLMGCLPLLLQMPVFFALFNVLRNVAQGHANYGFTPGLVESAQNAAIFHAPLAAQFLMSNEELESYGAEPLIAKAVIVLACIIMGGTTFLTMRQSMRRSTVQMPDNPMAQSQKIMMYLAPAFGLFGLGMPVGVLIYWVTNNLWTMGQQHFIYRKPATASSADTGDAAASPNGSAKGLLGKRKESAPEPVEEPKIERRQPRKQPRAKRGGNQRKG; encoded by the coding sequence GTGCTGGACTGGCTTTACAACATCGTCGGCTGGGTGCTGATCCACATCCACTCTGCTCTGGCGACCGTCGGGTTCAACCCCGACAGCGGCTGGGCGTGGGGCCTGTCCATCGTCACACTGACGATTCTGATGCGGCTGATCATGGTGCCGCTGTTCGTCAAGCAGATGCAGACGCAGCGCAAGATCCAGGACATGCAGCCGCAGCTGACGAAGATCCGTGAGCGCTACAAGAACGACAAGCAGCGCCTGCAGCAAGAGCAGATGAAGCTCTACCAGGAGAGCGGCACCAACCCCTTGATGGGCTGCCTCCCGCTGCTGCTGCAGATGCCGGTCTTCTTCGCACTGTTCAACGTACTGCGCAACGTCGCCCAGGGGCACGCCAACTACGGCTTCACCCCGGGCCTGGTCGAGAGCGCGCAGAACGCGGCGATCTTCCACGCCCCGCTCGCGGCCCAGTTCCTGATGAGCAACGAGGAGCTGGAGAGCTACGGCGCCGAGCCGCTCATCGCCAAAGCGGTGATCGTGCTGGCCTGCATCATCATGGGCGGGACGACCTTCCTGACGATGCGCCAGAGCATGAGGCGCAGCACCGTGCAGATGCCCGACAACCCCATGGCGCAGTCGCAGAAGATCATGATGTACCTGGCGCCGGCCTTCGGCCTCTTCGGTCTGGGGATGCCCGTCGGTGTGCTGATCTACTGGGTCACGAACAACCTGTGGACCATGGGCCAGCAGCACTTCATCTACCGCAAGCCCGCCACTGCCTCGTCGGCCGACACCGGAGACGCGGCGGCCTCCCCGAACGGATCCGCCAAGGGTCTGCTCGGCAAGCGCAAAGAGAGCGCGCCAGAGCCGGTCGAAGAGCCTAAGATCGAGCGTAGGCAGCCGAGGAAGCAGCCGCGGGCCAAGCGCGGCGGCAATCAGCGCAAGGGTTAG
- the yidD gene encoding membrane protein insertion efficiency factor YidD — protein MSDETPSRAARALVLPIRGYQRFISQLLPPVCRFYPSCSHYAIEALHVHGAPRGLWLTVRRLARCQPFHPGGLDPVPPRSGAAGQGAEPIVEPGTAPEPPGQ, from the coding sequence ATGAGCGACGAGACTCCGAGTCGGGCGGCGAGAGCCCTGGTGCTGCCGATCCGCGGCTACCAGCGCTTCATCAGTCAGCTCCTTCCCCCCGTCTGCCGCTTCTATCCGTCGTGCAGCCACTATGCGATCGAGGCGCTCCACGTCCACGGCGCCCCTCGCGGGCTCTGGCTGACCGTGCGCCGGCTCGCCCGCTGCCAGCCATTCCATCCCGGCGGCCTCGATCCCGTCCCGCCGCGCAGCGGTGCCGCCGGGCAGGGGGCTGAGCCGATCGTCGAACCGGGCACCGCGCCGGAACCACCGGGGCAGTAG
- the rnpA gene encoding ribonuclease P protein component, with protein sequence MLSPQNRMRRSAEFTSVLRSGRRAGREALSVAYLAPPARERDAAAEPRVGFAVGKPVGNAVTRKRVQRRLRHLMRARVGHLPAGSLLVVRAKPLSASLGYDTLAAQLDGAIASAMRPRKNATRRRKGPVAPEETRGGGDLAGS encoded by the coding sequence ATGTTGTCGCCCCAGAACCGCATGCGCCGCAGCGCGGAGTTCACCTCCGTCCTGCGGTCCGGTCGCCGCGCCGGCCGCGAGGCGCTCAGTGTCGCCTATCTGGCGCCCCCCGCCCGGGAGCGGGATGCCGCGGCCGAGCCGCGCGTCGGTTTCGCGGTGGGAAAGCCCGTCGGCAACGCCGTGACCCGGAAGCGGGTGCAGCGCCGCCTCCGCCACCTCATGCGGGCGCGGGTCGGGCACCTGCCTGCGGGTAGCCTGCTAGTAGTGCGGGCCAAACCCCTGTCCGCGTCCCTGGGATACGACACGCTGGCCGCGCAACTCGACGGTGCCATCGCTTCGGCGATGCGGCCCCGCAAGAATGCGACTCGCCGTCGCAAGGGGCCGGTCGCACCGGAGGAGACGCGCGGCGGCGGGGATCTGGCGGGTTCATGA
- the rpmH gene encoding 50S ribosomal protein L34, with amino-acid sequence MSKRTFQPNNRRRAKVHGFRLRMRTRAGRAVIAARRKKGRARLTVSH; translated from the coding sequence GTGAGCAAGCGTACGTTTCAGCCGAACAACCGGCGCCGCGCCAAGGTTCATGGTTTCCGGCTGCGCATGCGGACCCGTGCCGGACGCGCTGTCATCGCAGCGCGCCGCAAGAAGGGGCGCGCGCGGCTGACCGTGAGCCACTAA
- the dnaA gene encoding chromosomal replication initiator protein DnaA, with protein MSEAQVNLAMVWSSVLNSLDNSTLPPQQRAWLPQTRPLGLIEDTALLAAPNEFAKEVLETRLRPAISEALSSELGREIRVAVTVDPAAVQPPPSAAPTAAGGYTPPSPDPAAGSPAPGAGSGPRQQPAIAPEDLPGSPAATEEVPDGQFGQPGHDEPGRHQYGQPGHHEQQSQGQQAAQSRAEQLPSSYAAPEPPRSDSRGSGADPDDGYPEGAYPGGDDLLAPRRDPGAHEYRSAPPRPEPEPAPRPQQQPDPRYRQQPHQPPEPQSRGDHLRPDQPAAAEWDGPNRWETPAGETGGPGPGRQAADGPSDQGDQHRREPGSAASEPADRPPADAPGEGGGAEAVQGAAPPPPTPAAPDTSGGNQPHTSAEPARLNPKYTFDTFVIGSSNRFAHAAAVAVAEAPAKAYNPLFIYGGSGLGKTHLLHAIGHYSQRLYDGARVRYVSSEEFTNEFINSIRDGKADGFRRRYRDIDVLLVDDIQFLENKEQTQEEFFHTFNTLHNSNKQIVISSDRPPKQLVTLEDRLRNRFEWGLITDVQPPELETRIAILRKKAAQEGLAAPPEVLEFIASKIATNIRELEGALIRVTAFASLNRQSVDLHLTGIVLKDLIPDDEGPEITASAIMAQTASYFGLSADDLCGTSRSRVLVTARQIAMYLCRELTDLSLPKIGQQFGRDHTTVMHADRKIRSLMAERRSIYNQVTELTNRIKQKSRNG; from the coding sequence GTGTCTGAGGCACAGGTCAACCTCGCAATGGTGTGGTCGAGCGTGCTCAACAGCCTCGACAACAGCACTCTCCCCCCGCAGCAGCGCGCGTGGCTTCCCCAGACCCGACCGCTCGGGCTGATCGAGGACACCGCCCTGCTGGCCGCACCCAACGAGTTCGCCAAGGAAGTGCTGGAGACCCGCCTGCGACCGGCGATCAGCGAGGCGCTCTCCAGCGAGCTCGGCCGGGAGATCCGGGTGGCGGTCACCGTCGACCCCGCAGCGGTCCAGCCGCCCCCGTCCGCCGCGCCGACCGCCGCCGGCGGCTACACACCGCCCTCCCCCGACCCCGCAGCGGGGTCCCCCGCGCCGGGCGCCGGTTCGGGGCCGCGGCAGCAGCCGGCCATAGCGCCCGAGGACCTGCCGGGCTCGCCCGCGGCGACCGAAGAGGTCCCCGACGGCCAATTCGGGCAGCCGGGACACGACGAACCGGGGCGACACCAGTACGGGCAGCCGGGACACCACGAACAGCAGTCCCAGGGACAGCAGGCGGCGCAGAGCCGGGCGGAACAGCTGCCCAGCTCCTATGCGGCTCCCGAGCCTCCGCGTTCCGATTCCCGCGGGTCCGGCGCCGACCCCGACGACGGCTATCCGGAAGGCGCCTACCCGGGCGGCGACGATCTGCTCGCGCCGCGCCGCGACCCCGGCGCACACGAGTACCGGTCCGCACCGCCCCGCCCCGAGCCGGAGCCCGCCCCCCGACCCCAGCAGCAGCCGGACCCCCGATACCGGCAGCAGCCCCACCAGCCCCCTGAGCCCCAGTCCCGGGGAGACCACCTCCGCCCGGACCAACCCGCCGCCGCCGAATGGGACGGACCGAACCGCTGGGAGACGCCCGCCGGGGAGACCGGAGGACCGGGGCCGGGGCGCCAGGCCGCCGACGGCCCCTCGGACCAGGGCGACCAGCACCGCCGCGAGCCCGGCTCCGCCGCATCCGAGCCCGCGGACCGGCCGCCGGCCGACGCCCCGGGTGAGGGCGGCGGCGCCGAGGCGGTGCAGGGGGCCGCTCCCCCGCCGCCGACGCCCGCGGCGCCCGACACGTCGGGGGGCAACCAGCCCCACACCTCGGCCGAGCCCGCGCGGCTGAACCCCAAGTACACCTTCGACACCTTCGTCATCGGCTCCAGCAACCGGTTCGCCCATGCGGCGGCGGTCGCCGTGGCCGAAGCGCCGGCCAAGGCATACAACCCGCTGTTCATCTACGGCGGCTCGGGCTTGGGCAAGACGCATCTGCTGCACGCCATCGGCCACTACTCCCAGCGGCTCTACGACGGCGCCCGTGTGCGCTATGTCAGCTCGGAGGAGTTCACCAACGAGTTCATCAACTCCATCCGCGACGGCAAGGCCGACGGTTTCCGGCGGCGCTACCGCGACATCGACGTCCTCCTGGTCGACGACATCCAGTTCCTGGAGAACAAGGAGCAGACGCAGGAGGAGTTCTTCCACACCTTCAACACGCTGCACAACTCCAACAAGCAGATCGTAATCTCCAGCGACCGCCCGCCCAAGCAGCTGGTCACGCTGGAGGACCGGCTGCGCAACCGGTTCGAGTGGGGCCTGATCACCGACGTCCAGCCGCCCGAGCTGGAGACCCGGATCGCGATCCTGCGCAAGAAGGCCGCACAGGAAGGGCTGGCGGCGCCGCCCGAGGTGCTGGAGTTCATCGCCAGCAAGATCGCCACGAACATCCGGGAGCTGGAGGGCGCGCTGATCCGCGTCACCGCCTTCGCCAGCCTCAACCGGCAGTCGGTGGACCTGCATCTGACCGGGATCGTCCTCAAGGACCTGATCCCCGACGACGAGGGGCCCGAGATCACCGCCTCGGCCATCATGGCCCAGACGGCGTCCTACTTCGGGCTCAGCGCGGACGATCTGTGCGGTACGTCTCGCTCGCGTGTGCTGGTCACCGCGCGGCAGATCGCCATGTACCTGTGCCGCGAACTCACCGATCTGTCGCTGCCCAAGATCGGCCAGCAGTTCGGCCGCGACCACACCACGGTGATGCACGCCGACCGCAAGATCCGCTCGCTGATGGCCGAGCGCCGGTCCATCTACAACCAGGTCACCGAGTTGACGAACCGGATCAAGCAGAAGTCGCGAAACGGCTGA
- the dnaN gene encoding DNA polymerase III subunit beta, whose amino-acid sequence MKFRVERDVLADAVAWTARSLPSRPSVPVLAGMLLDATADDGGRLRLSSFDYEVSAQVSVDIDAEEAGTTLVSGRLLAEITRNLPPQTVEISTDGAKVVVSCGSAKFTLLTLPVEDYPSLPAMPEQTGSIGSDAFAAAVGQVAVAAGRDDTLPMLTGVRIEIEGDTVTLASTDRYRLAVREIPWKPENPDVSAVALVPAKTLADTAKSLTSGAEVSIALANAESGEGMIGFEGGGRRTTTRLLDGEFPKYRALLPDSFNSVAEIQRTEFIEAVKRVSLVAERNTPLRLAFSEGRLVLEAGTGDEAQAVEALDASLDGDEVQIAFNSAFLLDGLSAIDSDVARLQFTTSTKPAIITGKPADDEASADYRYLIMPVRLSG is encoded by the coding sequence GTGAAGTTCCGGGTCGAACGTGACGTACTGGCCGACGCCGTCGCCTGGACCGCCCGCAGCCTGCCGTCCCGGCCGTCGGTTCCGGTCCTGGCCGGCATGCTGCTGGACGCCACAGCGGACGACGGCGGCAGGCTGCGGCTCTCCAGCTTCGACTACGAGGTCTCCGCTCAGGTATCGGTGGACATCGACGCCGAGGAAGCGGGAACCACGCTGGTCTCCGGCCGCCTGCTCGCCGAGATCACGCGGAACCTCCCTCCCCAGACCGTGGAGATCAGCACCGACGGAGCCAAGGTCGTGGTCTCCTGCGGCAGCGCGAAGTTCACACTGCTGACCCTGCCTGTGGAGGACTACCCCTCGCTTCCGGCCATGCCCGAGCAGACCGGCTCGATCGGCAGCGACGCCTTCGCCGCCGCCGTCGGCCAGGTCGCCGTAGCGGCCGGACGCGACGACACGCTGCCGATGCTCACCGGCGTGCGCATCGAGATCGAGGGCGACACCGTCACGCTCGCCTCGACCGACCGCTACCGCCTGGCGGTGCGCGAAATCCCCTGGAAACCGGAGAACCCCGACGTCTCCGCCGTCGCGCTGGTCCCGGCCAAGACCCTCGCCGACACCGCCAAGTCCCTGACCAGCGGCGCCGAAGTCTCCATCGCGCTGGCCAACGCCGAAAGCGGCGAGGGCATGATCGGGTTCGAGGGCGGCGGCCGCCGCACCACCACGCGCCTGCTCGACGGCGAGTTCCCGAAGTACCGCGCGCTGCTGCCCGACTCGTTCAACTCGGTGGCCGAGATCCAGCGCACCGAATTCATCGAAGCCGTCAAGCGCGTCTCGCTGGTCGCCGAGCGCAACACTCCGCTGCGGCTGGCCTTCAGCGAGGGCCGGCTCGTACTTGAAGCCGGAACCGGCGACGAGGCACAGGCTGTGGAGGCCTTGGACGCCTCTCTGGACGGCGACGAGGTCCAGATCGCCTTCAACTCCGCGTTCCTGCTCGACGGCCTCTCTGCGATCGACTCCGACGTCGCACGGCTGCAGTTCACCACCTCGACCAAGCCTGCGATCATCACGGGCAAGCCCGCCGACGACGAGGCGAGTGCCGACTACCGCTACCTGATCATGCCCGTCCGGTTGTCGGGCTGA
- the gnd gene encoding phosphogluconate dehydrogenase (NAD(+)-dependent, decarboxylating): MQLGMVGLGKMGGNMAGRLRDKGHEVVGFDFDPELRDVADLAELVQRLAAPRTIWLMVPAGAPTRETVDRLAELLEAGDLVVEGGNSHYADDRRCAEHLRERGIGYVDAGVSGGVWGRQEGYGIMVGGDPEDVARGEPVFTELTPDEGGYVKAGGVGAGHFVKMVHNGIEYGMMQAFAEGYELMAASDIVDDVPGTFESWREGTVVRSWLLDLLVCALREDPGLDAIRGYAEDSGEGRWTVQAAVDHAVPAPVITAALFARFASRQDDSPAMKVVAALRNQFGGHEVTASGDDAAENSPGS; encoded by the coding sequence ATGCAGCTAGGGATGGTCGGACTGGGCAAGATGGGCGGCAACATGGCCGGCCGCTTGCGCGACAAGGGCCATGAGGTCGTCGGCTTCGATTTCGACCCCGAGTTGCGCGACGTAGCCGATCTGGCCGAGCTCGTCCAGCGGCTCGCGGCCCCGCGCACCATCTGGCTCATGGTCCCCGCGGGCGCCCCCACCCGCGAGACCGTCGACCGGCTCGCGGAACTGCTGGAGGCCGGCGACCTCGTCGTCGAGGGCGGCAACTCCCACTACGCCGACGACCGGCGCTGCGCCGAGCACCTGCGCGAGCGCGGGATCGGCTACGTCGACGCGGGCGTGAGCGGCGGCGTGTGGGGCCGCCAGGAGGGCTACGGGATCATGGTCGGCGGTGATCCCGAGGACGTCGCGCGCGGCGAGCCGGTCTTCACCGAACTGACTCCCGACGAGGGCGGCTACGTGAAAGCCGGCGGCGTCGGCGCCGGCCACTTCGTCAAGATGGTGCACAACGGCATCGAGTACGGCATGATGCAGGCCTTCGCCGAGGGCTACGAGCTGATGGCCGCCTCCGACATCGTCGACGACGTCCCCGGGACCTTCGAAAGCTGGCGCGAGGGGACGGTCGTGCGCTCCTGGCTGCTGGACCTGCTCGTGTGCGCTCTGCGCGAGGACCCCGGGCTCGACGCCATCCGGGGCTATGCCGAGGATTCCGGCGAGGGCCGGTGGACGGTGCAGGCGGCGGTGGACCACGCCGTGCCCGCTCCGGTGATCACCGCGGCGCTGTTCGCGCGCTTCGCCTCGCGCCAGGACGACAGCCCCGCGATGAAGGTGGTCGCGGCGCTGCGCAACCAGTTCGGCGGACACGAGGTCACCGCCTCCGGCGACGACGCCGCCGAGAATTCGCCCGGGAGCTGA
- the recF gene encoding DNA replication/repair protein RecF (All proteins in this family for which functions are known are DNA-binding proteins that assist the filamentation of RecA onto DNA for the initiation of recombination or recombinational repair.) yields MYVSHLQLADYRSYESVHLELGPGISTFVGPNGQGKTNLVEAIGYVATLGSHRVATDAPLVRKGAERAIVRAAIVKDERQAVVDLEINPGKANRARLNRAPATRPREVLGVLRTVLFAPEDLALVKGDPGERRRFLDELLVARAPRIAGVRSDYERVLKQRNALLKSASAQFFKRGEPDLSTLDVWNEHLAVAGAELLAARLALVAELQPLVGKAYSELTTVGGPPVLQYRSSAAASDEEPPADREQLAQLLREALAEARVQELQRGVSLIGPHRDDLHLRLDELPAKGYASQGESWSYALALRLAGFELLRADGDDPVLLLDDVFAELDSERRSRLAEHVRHAEQVFVSAAVAEDIPPELQGDRFRVVEGGIEHE; encoded by the coding sequence ATGTACGTTTCACACCTCCAACTGGCCGACTATCGGTCCTACGAGTCGGTCCATCTGGAGCTCGGTCCCGGGATCAGTACGTTCGTCGGACCCAACGGCCAGGGCAAGACCAACCTCGTCGAGGCGATCGGCTACGTCGCCACTCTGGGCAGCCACCGTGTGGCCACCGACGCGCCGCTGGTCCGCAAGGGCGCCGAGCGCGCCATCGTGCGCGCCGCCATCGTCAAGGACGAGCGCCAAGCCGTCGTCGATCTGGAGATCAACCCCGGAAAGGCGAACCGCGCCCGGCTCAACCGGGCACCCGCCACCCGCCCCCGCGAGGTGCTGGGCGTGCTGCGGACCGTGCTGTTCGCCCCCGAGGACCTCGCACTGGTCAAGGGCGACCCCGGGGAGCGGCGGCGTTTCCTCGACGAGCTCCTCGTCGCCCGGGCTCCCCGGATCGCGGGGGTGCGCTCCGACTACGAACGCGTCCTCAAGCAGCGCAACGCGCTGCTCAAGTCCGCCTCGGCCCAGTTCTTCAAGCGCGGCGAACCCGACCTGTCGACCCTCGACGTGTGGAACGAGCACCTCGCCGTCGCCGGGGCCGAGCTGCTGGCCGCGCGTCTGGCCCTGGTGGCCGAACTCCAGCCGCTGGTGGGCAAGGCCTACAGCGAGCTGACCACCGTCGGCGGACCGCCGGTGCTGCAGTACCGCTCCTCGGCCGCGGCCTCCGACGAGGAGCCGCCCGCCGACCGCGAGCAGCTCGCGCAGCTGCTGCGGGAGGCTCTGGCCGAGGCACGCGTGCAGGAGCTGCAGCGCGGCGTCAGTCTCATCGGTCCGCACCGCGACGACCTGCACCTGCGCCTGGACGAGCTTCCGGCCAAGGGATACGCCAGCCAGGGCGAGTCCTGGTCCTACGCGCTGGCGCTGCGGCTGGCGGGCTTCGAGCTGCTGCGCGCCGACGGCGACGATCCCGTGCTGCTGCTCGACGACGTCTTCGCCGAACTCGACTCCGAGCGCCGCAGCCGCTTGGCCGAGCACGTCCGCCATGCCGAGCAGGTGTTCGTCAGCGCCGCCGTCGCCGAGGACATCCCGCCGGAGCTGCAGGGCGACCGGTTCCGCGTCGTCGAAGGGGGGATCGAACATGAGTGA
- a CDS encoding DUF721 domain-containing protein: protein MSEDTPDPSPAEEQPAPSGADLARQALAQAKAAARERGASPEQRPRPVRRRSGRSRNEPQLFGDAVRAWLVEHGLQEQVAVGGVFGRWNEIVGDYNAQHLRPVSYEGGELVVAADSATMAAHARAMVRDLLRRLNEELGHGTVTSIKVQAPGRGRGRGPGPRRVR from the coding sequence ATGAGTGAGGACACCCCGGACCCCTCCCCCGCCGAAGAGCAGCCGGCGCCCAGCGGTGCCGACCTCGCCCGCCAGGCGCTGGCCCAGGCCAAGGCCGCTGCACGCGAGCGGGGCGCATCGCCCGAGCAGCGCCCCCGCCCGGTGCGCCGCAGGTCGGGGCGCTCGCGCAACGAACCGCAGCTGTTCGGCGACGCGGTGCGCGCATGGCTGGTCGAGCACGGCTTGCAGGAGCAGGTGGCGGTCGGCGGCGTCTTCGGCCGGTGGAACGAGATCGTGGGCGACTACAACGCCCAGCACCTGCGTCCGGTCTCCTACGAGGGCGGCGAGCTGGTCGTGGCCGCGGACTCGGCGACCATGGCGGCCCACGCCCGCGCCATGGTGCGCGATCTGCTGCGCAGGCTGAACGAGGAGCTCGGGCACGGCACGGTGACATCCATCAAGGTCCAGGCTCCCGGCCGCGGGCGCGGGCGCGGTCCCGGGCCGCGGCGGGTGCGCTGA